The following DNA comes from Tunturibacter psychrotolerans.
GCGATCTTCGCAAGCGTCGCCGCGGCCTGATCGTATTCGCGCTCCGTGTATTGTGCTTTGCCGAGGGCGAGCAGGGCTGCGGGATAGTTAGGATCGGCTACGATGGCCGCCTCAAGGCGCTTGATTCTCTCTTGCGAGGTCGTCGCATCGGTGCCGCGAATGTAGTTCTCAAAGGCGCTGAGCTGGACTCCGCCGGATGCGGCAAGAAAAGTCTGCTGGGCCACGTTGAAGCGCGGGTCGATCTGGCGCGCTACCTTCCACGCGGTGGCATTTTCGACGTCGAAGAGACGGTTGAGTTCGCTCGAATCCTGCAGCGGCGTGGACAGCTTCAGCTGATTGACCTGCAGCACCTGTGCCTGTACGGAGATGCGTCCGTTGGTGACTTTGTAGCTGCCTACTACAACGAAGTCGGCGTCGAGATTTTGCGCGATGCGTATCGTGGTAGCGCGAGAGGGCCTGAAGTCTACGGGGAGGCCGAGATGGTCGAGCGCGTACTGCCGGTCTTCGCGTGTGATGGTGAGGAAGCCGGCTGAGGAGAGGCGCTGATTGAGCGTGTCGGGAAATGAATCGCCGACCCACCCCAAGGCTGCCTGGCCGGAGCGATTGTCGAAGGGTAGGACGAGGACGACTCGGCCGCCGGTGTCAGAAGGTTCCGAAGACTGCGAGATTGCAGGGATGCTGCATAGCAGGAGCAGCGAGAGGAGCCAGGGCCGTTGAAGGATCGAGCGAACTAGAAGGCGCTTCGTCACAGTATGAGTATAGAGGGTCAGGGCTTTTGCGGCGGAAAGAGTGTGGCTTCGACGATACGGGGGAAGTGGAGAACGGCGGCCCACTCGCCTTTGCGGCGTGCCTGCCAAACGACTTGGCCGTGGAGCAGAGTTGCGACTTCTGAGGGCGAGAGGTCGCGATGGAAGTCGAAGTACTTCGTATCTGCGGATTCGTTCGGACGGCCGAGGTTAATCTGGTTTGCCAAAGGCGCCCACTTAGTGGAGAAGATGAGGGCGACGTCGTAGCTTCCTGGGTCGGCTGCGGCTCTCTGGATCTGCTCGAGCGAAAAGTTCTGGATCGGTGTGGTTTTGACGGGGTGATTCGTGTAGCCGAGTTCGGTACGGTTCAGCTCCGAGACTGCGGGCCACGCGGTGAGGACTGTGGCATTGGGGTAGTGAAGGTCGATGAAACGAACTGCCTGTTGGTGCAGGACGACAAAATCGCGGTAGGTGAGGTTGTCCTCAGGAGCAAAGGCGTAGGGAGGGTTGATCCAGATGGCAGAGAGGAAGGCTGCGGCACTGAGCATGGCGATGACGAGCCAGCGCTGAGGAATGCGGCGACGCCAGGTGTTGACGCAGACGAGGAGGATGAGAGGATACATCGGCAGCAGATAACGCGTGAGAAGTGCGCCGCCGAGGATGGAGAACGCGATCCAGTTCGAGAGAAGGATGACGCCGATCGCATAGAGCGCTTTGCGAGGAATGGGGAGGCGCTTGTTCGTGTCAGCGACGGGGATAAAAGCTGCGGCCAGCATGCACACGACGGGAACGAACATGTTCATGTGCGCGAAGAGATGCAGGAGGCGATGCCAGAGGCAGAGAATGATGCGATAGGCGTCCAGATTTGCGGTTGCGTTGTAGCGAAGGAACTCAGGATTGCCGAACACGAAGCCGGTGCGGTGATAGTGATACGCATACCACGCGGCGAGCGGCACGATGGGTGAGAGAAGAGCCAGGATCCAGCTTGACTGGAGTTTGCGGGACAGAGGCTCGCTTCGATTTTTTATAAAGAGCACGGCTTCCCATAGCGCGAGAGCTACGGGAGTGACAATCGCTGTTTCTTTCGAGAGTGCCGCTAGAGAAAACATAAGCGTTGCGAAGAGAGGATTTAGTGTGGCCTTCGAGCGAGAGCCAGCGGCATCTGCGCCGTCGAAGTAAAAACCAAGCCCCCAGAGCGTGAAGGCTGCGGCGAAGATATCGGCGTGAGCGAGCGTGCTCTGCGCAAACCAGATTGGGTAGAGGGCAGTGAGCACGACCGTGACTGCGGCTACGGCTGAGTTGGCGAGATCTCTCGCAATTTTGTAGACACCCAGCAGAGCCGCCGCGGTGACCATGCAGACCAAGGTGCGGGTTCCGCTGACGACGTATCCCGAGAGATGCCA
Coding sequences within:
- a CDS encoding ArnT family glycosyltransferase, producing MRLQRSIDEDRQQPFENIPLWMLYPLLFVAVYLSHFRLLRLPYFWDEGGYYIPAAWDFFRTGTLIPQSTVTNAHPPLPSILLAGWWHLSGYVVSGTRTLVCMVTAAALLGVYKIARDLANSAVAAVTVVLTALYPIWFAQSTLAHADIFAAAFTLWGLGFYFDGADAAGSRSKATLNPLFATLMFSLAALSKETAIVTPVALALWEAVLFIKNRSEPLSRKLQSSWILALLSPIVPLAAWYAYHYHRTGFVFGNPEFLRYNATANLDAYRIILCLWHRLLHLFAHMNMFVPVVCMLAAAFIPVADTNKRLPIPRKALYAIGVILLSNWIAFSILGGALLTRYLLPMYPLILLVCVNTWRRRIPQRWLVIAMLSAAAFLSAIWINPPYAFAPEDNLTYRDFVVLHQQAVRFIDLHYPNATVLTAWPAVSELNRTELGYTNHPVKTTPIQNFSLEQIQRAAADPGSYDVALIFSTKWAPLANQINLGRPNESADTKYFDFHRDLSPSEVATLLHGQVVWQARRKGEWAAVLHFPRIVEATLFPPQKP